A segment of the Planctomycetota bacterium genome:
CGTCATCGCCAAGTAGAATTGGGCGCGGTACTCCACCGAGGAGTTCGGCTTGGCCGCCAGGGCCTGCTCGAAGTACGGTGCCAGGGCGGCCAGGGACTGCCGGCGCTTGTCGAAGTCTTCCTTGCTCTGCATGCGCTGAGTCTTGAGTTCGTCGATCTTCCGAATCCCCCTGGACACACGGACAAGGGGGGCATATGGCGATGAGCCAAACTGCTCAAGGAACTTGTCCAGCTCTTGTCCCGTGGTTCCCCGGTCTTTTTTGCCAAGGTCGAGGACCAGCACACGCTTGTAGGCCTCGAAGGCCTTCTGCGTCTCTACGTCATCCAGGGACTGGACCGTCACGTTGATGCGGTTCGTGACCTGCCCCGACTGTCTATCTTCAACCCAGACGGGGTATTGCCCGGGTTTCTCGAGTAGGAACCGGACGCGCGGGGCATCAGGCTTAGGCGTCTCAGGCGTTAAAGAAATCAGAAAAATGTACTCGAAAATCTGATCCTCTTCCTCATCGTTCTGCCGCAGCCGGGGCGGACCGAACAGCATTTGCTCGGAGATGGTTTCCTGGCCAATGTGCAGCGCGAGTTGCGGCGGCGGGATTGGTTTATCCTTACCCTGCCGGATCAGCAAGCGGGCCTCGATAGGCTCGGCCGGCAGGAACCCCGCGCGCTCCCCACCCGCCTTCGTCAGCAACTCGAGTTCCATCCTGCGGGGCGGCTCCGGGGTCGCGCCGTCCGATCCGCTGAGCGCAAGACAAGGCACAAACAGAATCATCCAGGTTATTCGTCGCATGGTATCGCTCCTATTCGTACACTGATTTAAAGTACGGGTTCGTTCGAAAAATGGCAATATCCTGGGGGGAAAACCAGGAGGGCATCTTCATGCCCCCGAACGGATCCATGATGCCGCTCTCTCGGTCGGGCGCGCCGCCCAGGACTTGCTTTTCTTCATCGCACCCCTCCCGAATCGGGGCCGCCCATCTTGTCGATGAAAACCTATGCGTGTGCTGTGCTCTTTTCAAGTTTTTTCGTTATCCGGATTTCGTCATTCACCGCTTACCCCTCGCTGGCGCTCGGGGCTAGCAAACTACGGCCCTCTGCGCCTTGACCCGTCCCCCCGCGCCAAGTACGATACTTTCGGCGGTGCCGGCGGTCGGCGCCGCGAATGTTCCGTAGCCTTTTTTCTCGGTGCGGCGCTATGCGATTGATGGGACTGGTGCTGGCGGCGGCGCTCGTGGCGGCGGGATGCGCACCGGCCTCGCCTCCGCAGGCCGCGCCGGCGTCGCGGCTCGCCGCCGCCGGAAATGCGAACAATCTGTACGTCGTGGGAACAATCTGTACGTCGTGGCGGCGGCGGAGGTCGGCGGCCGGCCGGGGTTTCGCTACGCCCAGCGCGATGCGGCCGGCGCCTGGCCCGCGTCGCTGAGCGGCGAAGGGCACGGCACGCCCGCGGCCCTGGCCGCCTGGCGCGAACAGTTGCTCGTTTTCTTCCCCACGGGTCGCTACGGACTCTTCGGCACGTCGGAACCGATCATTCATCCTTCGCCCCTGCCCGCCTGGACGCCCGTTGCGGCCTGCGAAGACGGCCTGGCCGCCGACGCCTTCGGATGGGACAAGGCGGGCGACCCGATCCACGCGCGGTTCGAGAACGGCGAGTGGCAAGGGCGGCGAATGCAGGTCGTCATCGAAACCGCCAAGGTCCGCGATCCCTGTGCTGTTCGCTTTCAGGATCGCCTTTACCTCGTCTGGCGCGAGGAAGTGCCGACGTTCAGCGGTCCCTCGGCGGACCAGCGCGTCGCTTTCGTTTATAAAAAACTAGACCGCTGGCACCGGGTCCTCTCGCGCCTCCAGGTGGCGTCGGCGCCGCTCGTGGCCGCGGCCGGGGACGACTTCGTCTGTCTCTATCGAAAACCGGCGGGTGCGAACGAGGGTCCCTGGACGCTCGCGACCTACGCGACAGCCGACGAGGACTTCCACGAAGCGGGCGAACTGGCCGGCCCGATCCCCGCCGGGCCCCTCGCGATCGCGCGGCAAGGGGCGCAACTGTATGTCCTCGCCGCTCCCGCCGACGGCCCGAGGATCGCGACGCTCGACGTCCGCGCGGTCAAGGTCGGCGACTTTCTTCCTGTTCCAATGGGCGAACCTTCGGGCAAACCGGCCGGCAACGAGCGGGCGATCAGCCTGGCGGTGATGGCGGCGATGTTCGCCGGCGTCGTCCTGCTCCTCGCCTGGCGATCGCGCATGGAACGCGAGCGCCGCACAGTCGCTGGCGCCGCTGAAGCCGCGCCGCCGATCGGCGCGTCGCTTGTCCGCCGAGGGGCCGCTCTGGCCATCGACTATTTCCTCGTTGCCCTCTTGCTCGCGCCTTTCATTCTGGCCGTCGGTCCCGACCTTCCCGAGCGGTTCATGCGCGGCGAGCCGGTGCCCTGGCAGAAAATGGTAATCCTCGAACTCGCGCGCCTCGGCCTCGTGGTCCTCTACTTCACCGTGGCCGAGGGCGCCACGGGACGCACGCTCGGCAAGGCGATCCTCGGCATCGAGGTGCGCGGCGAGAACGGCGGCGCCATCACGTGGAAGCAATCGGTGGTGCGCAACGTGACGCGGCTCGTCGATGAGATGCCGGCCTTCTACCTGCTGGGCCTCGCTTCCATCCTGATCGGTCCGCGCAGGCAGCGCGTGGGCGACCGCTTTGCACGGACGCTCGTCGTCCGGCGCGTTCGTTAGGCGGATCGCGCGCCGGGTCATTTTGTCGCGAAAAAGCGTTTCGCCGAAAAAAATTCTCCTCTCGCCATCCGGCTTTTTCATTCTCGCGGTCGGTCCCGTCCAGACTCGGCTGTCTTCCCACCGCTGGAGTCGCGTTGCTCGTGGTTCCACGCCATGTGGTATCCCCGCGCTGGAGGCTGACGGGAGGCGTGTTGTGTGGCGTGGCTGGGTGTTCGGATTCTGTTAGGGAAGGAGAAAAAAATTCTGAAAAAATGTCTTGACGGCCCGGTGGGCGATTGGCGATAGTCAATCCTAGCAAGGCGCAGTTCAAATCACGCCTTGGCCCAAGTGGGGAAACACAAGTGGGCCGAAGTGGGCAAAAAGCGGGTTCGCTCGAGTCGCCGGCGCTCGTCCTGAGTGGCGAATACTTCCATGCCGTCGACGCGAAATCGCGCCTGACCGTGCCGGCGAAGTTGCGCGAGGCGATCGACGCCAAGACCGAGGGCGAGGGGTTCTTCGCGTTCATCGATTTCGACGGCGTCCTGTGTCTGTACACGCCCGCGTCGTACGAGAAACTCGCGCCGGTGCTCGTGGACACGGAACTTCGGGCGGCAAAGGAAGTGCGGGACTACAAGCGTCTGCGCTACGGCCTGGCGGAGCACGTCGAGGTGGACCGGCTGGGGCGGGTGCTGATCCCGGAGAAGTTGCTGGTGCGCGGCGGCATCAAGAAAGAGTGCGCCATCGTCGGGTGCCAGGACCATCTGGAAATCTGGGACCGCGAGAGGTGGGACGCGTTCGTGAAGATTCGCCTTCCGGAGCACGACACGCTGGCGGTGCGTGCGATGGAACTGGCCGAGAGCCGGGCGGCCGAGGAGCCGGACGCGATGGATGAGCAGCCGACATAGAGCCCCCTTGGGAGGTCACCCATCCCGGCGCGCCGGGATGGGCGGCCTTGCCCGTTCGTGGGTAAGTCGCGAGAGCAGGTCGGACAACGGGGTAACGCAGGGAGAGGGAGGCAAGGAAGCCATGGACCGACAAGCGGAGGCACAGGGATGGGGTCTGGTGCGTCGGGCGCTTCGGCAACCCGAAGCGGAGGCGTCGATGTCGCCGGACCGGCTTCGGCGGGAACTGGATCGCCTTCAGACGCGTCTGGCGCGGGTGCAATCGCGCGGCGGGGCGTACGGGGAGGTGAGCCTGTCGCCGGACGTCCGTTCGCTGCTGGCCCGGCTGGATGCGGGGGCGACCCTGAGCGCGCTGGTCCACTAGGTGGGGAAGGCGGGGCTCCGGGTGGATGAGACGCCCGTGCACGTCCCGGTGATGCTCGACGAGGTGATCGAGTACCTCTCGCCGAGGCCCGGGGCGACGATTCTGGACGGGACGGCCGGCGGCGGCGGCCACGCGGAAGCCCTGATGGAGCGGATTCGGCCCGGCGGGCGGATGATCCTGCTGGACCGCGACCGTGAGGCCCTCGAGCGCCTGATCGCCCGATTCGGACGCCGGGGAGACGTGTCGTACTTTCACGCCAACTTCTGCGATTTCGACCAAGCCCTGAACCAGGCGGCTGTGGACCGGCTCGACGGGGCCCTCGTGGACCTGGGGCTTTCGAGCCTGCAACTGGCCGATGCGGAGCGGGGTTTCAGCCTTCAGCGTCCGGGTCCGCTGGACATGCGGTTCGACCGGAGCGAAGGGCTGACGGCGGACGAGATCGTCAACCGCTGGGACGTGGATCGGCTGGCGGCGCTCTTTAGCAAGTACGGGGATCAGCCTTACGCGCGGCGGATTGCGCGGGCCATCGTCGAGGTGCGGAAGCGTCGCCCGATTCATCGGACGGACGAGTTGGCCGACGTCGTCGCCGCCGCGCAGCCGGCGCCGTACCGGCACCGCAAGAGGATTCACCCGGCGACGCGGGTGTTTCAGGCGCTGCGGATCGCCGTCAACGAGGAGTACGGCAGCCTGGAGAAGTTCTGCGAGAGGATCTTTGACTTTTTGAAACCCGGTGGCCGCGTGGTCGTCCTCGCGTATCACAGTGGGGAAGACCGGATCGTGAAGCAGCGATTCCGCGAGGCGGCTGGGGCCGGCGTGGCGTCATTGCCGGTCCGCAAGCCGATCACGCCCACCGAGGCCGAAATCCGCGCCAACCCGCGGAGCCGAAGTGCCAGGCTCCGCGTGGCGGAACGGGTCGGCCCGTCCACCGGTTCGCTATAGAGCGGGACATCACCGCCCGTGCCTGTGCCGACAAAACGGGCGGCCTTCGCCGGGTGTCGGGTGCCGTTGGAAAACGGACGCAACTCTAGTGGGAGACGTACCGTGTCGCGTGAAACCAAAGTGGGACTCCTGGTCGGTCTGATCTTCATCGGGCTTTTTGGTCTGATTCTGAGTTTTCGAGCCGGCAGCGAGGTTGTCGGCCACGCCAATCTCCCGGTCGGCGAAAGCCAGAAGTACCGGACGATGGCCCGGGCCCTTCGCCACGACGTGGACCCGTTCATCGAGCACAGCGTCCTGGACATTGCGCCCGCCGGTCCGCGCCAAGAAGGGCCGGCGGCACGTGAGGCGCTGGAGGAGCGGTTGCCGGCCCCGGGTT
Coding sequences within it:
- a CDS encoding tetratricopeptide repeat protein gives rise to the protein MRRITWMILFVPCLALSGSDGATPEPPRRMELELLTKAGGERAGFLPAEPIEARLLIRQGKDKPIPPPQLALHIGQETISEQMLFGPPRLRQNDEEEDQIFEYIFLISLTPETPKPDAPRVRFLLEKPGQYPVWVEDRQSGQVTNRINVTVQSLDDVETQKAFEAYKRVLVLDLGKKDRGTTGQELDKFLEQFGSSPYAPLVRVSRGIRKIDELKTQRMQSKEDFDKRRQSLAALAPYFEQALAAKPNSSVEYRAQFYLAMTKAWGKDYAAAKQLLRDLLDRFPAGPNNEDAKKLLKEVEGHLDE
- a CDS encoding RDD family protein, producing MRTGLASAGRAGVAARRRRKCEQSVRRGNNLYVVAAAEVGGRPGFRYAQRDAAGAWPASLSGEGHGTPAALAAWREQLLVFFPTGRYGLFGTSEPIIHPSPLPAWTPVAACEDGLAADAFGWDKAGDPIHARFENGEWQGRRMQVVIETAKVRDPCAVRFQDRLYLVWREEVPTFSGPSADQRVAFVYKKLDRWHRVLSRLQVASAPLVAAAGDDFVCLYRKPAGANEGPWTLATYATADEDFHEAGELAGPIPAGPLAIARQGAQLYVLAAPADGPRIATLDVRAVKVGDFLPVPMGEPSGKPAGNERAISLAVMAAMFAGVVLLLAWRSRMERERRTVAGAAEAAPPIGASLVRRGAALAIDYFLVALLLAPFILAVGPDLPERFMRGEPVPWQKMVILELARLGLVVLYFTVAEGATGRTLGKAILGIEVRGENGGAITWKQSVVRNVTRLVDEMPAFYLLGLASILIGPRRQRVGDRFARTLVVRRVR
- the rsmH gene encoding 16S rRNA (cytosine(1402)-N(4))-methyltransferase RsmH; this encodes MDETPVHVPVMLDEVIEYLSPRPGATILDGTAGGGGHAEALMERIRPGGRMILLDRDREALERLIARFGRRGDVSYFHANFCDFDQALNQAAVDRLDGALVDLGLSSLQLADAERGFSLQRPGPLDMRFDRSEGLTADEIVNRWDVDRLAALFSKYGDQPYARRIARAIVEVRKRRPIHRTDELADVVAAAQPAPYRHRKRIHPATRVFQALRIAVNEEYGSLEKFCERIFDFLKPGGRVVVLAYHSGEDRIVKQRFREAAGAGVASLPVRKPITPTEAEIRANPRSRSARLRVAERVGPSTGSL